Part of the Henckelia pumila isolate YLH828 chromosome 2, ASM3356847v2, whole genome shotgun sequence genome is shown below.
AAACTTCGTCAAATTGGCCTTTCTCAATGACTTCTTCGTTTTCTCCGATGATTTCACTGCCAGTGCCGTTTCCCtgtgattaaaaaaaaactaagcaATTTCACAAAGACGGAATTTTAGCTGTCGAGTGTTTTCACCTTCTGGAGGTGATTTCGGTAGGAGGAGAAGCTGAAGATGAAGCCCTAGAACGAGTTTTTCTTCCGTTCGCCATTCTGGAGATTGGCCAACGGCCACCGGCTGGAGACGGCGGCGTGTTGTTTGCGGCGACTCCTGTAACACTCCCGCTGATGGAAATGAAAGCGTTGTTTGTTTGGAAAAAGATTGAAGTCGCCTTTATAGCATTGCCACATTCATTCTTACAGCGGATGTCAACCACTTATCATTTGcaaatatacataaaaataaggTTTCTAAATAAATCCATTTTATAAATGTCAAAATTATCAATTcaatgtaataattttttttggcaaAGGGGTGGGGTCGTGGTTTAGAACCCTTGACCTCTCCCAAATTTGGAGAAGGTGGTGCCATTAAACCAAGTGGTTAATGGCATTTAatgtaataattattataatgtaAACAAGTAAGATATGAAATTCATATTTTGTGTTTAAATTAtgtaaatattgaaagatatagtgtggatttcaaataattttatcaGTAGATCgccttaattttttaaatattttcattgcaTATTTCAGgcacaattatatattagtaATTCAAGCAAAAATAGTTTATATTATGTCTAAAAATAATgaacatttttttatatttttaaattgaaaaataaaattgaaatatggTATGTATTGTATacatatatagttttgatctaCATACCCTAGGGTGCTGGGGATCTACGTGCACTCATGCCCAAAACAATATGCAATTTTTGGTCATTTTCACATCTCCGACCaccgagattgaaatttgtatcataTGATACATCGTTGGATTCGCATTTTCGAGACGACCCTACCGTGAAAATTTCAAAGCAATCGAAGTTGTTTTGGGCATGAGTGCACGTGGATCCCCACACCCGTGCGTGGATCAAAAAaccgagattgaaatttgtatcataTGTTACATCCTTGGATTCGTATTTTCGAGACGACCCTACCGTGAACATTTCAAAGTAATCGAAGTTTGAAATCGAAGTTGTTTTGGGCATGAGTGCACATAGATCCCACACCCGTGTGTGGATCAAAATtgcatatacatacatacatacgtACTTACATATTGGTATCTCTCGATCAACCCCCCTCAAGGATAAGTGAATTTTTTTCAAGTTGCGAAACTATGGTTCAAGTaagtttgattattttaattttcataatacaaAAACTTTGATGAAATGTTGCTATACCCATTTTTTTATCTCTCTCAACTATCGTGTATCTTTTATTACTGTTATTagttattaatttttgaaaccAGTGTGTAATCGAAAATTGTTAAACCCATGGACAAAACATCAACTTTCCTCCTTTACAAACCAAGTATAGAAAAAATTTGAGACTAAAAATTGTAGGGCTTTACCCGAGATGGGAGCCCTTCCAGAAATTCTCGAAGGCCTGAGACAAGCCCAGGCCTAAGAGGGGGTTTGGAAATAGTTTTCAACCAGCAATAGACGCGCCTCGGTTAGAACCTCACTAGCTGCGTCATTGCCCCAAGCGCAAAGATACTTAACATAAAcaatttttcttcttttatAGTGCATCCATTTGACGTAGTTTGGAAATTATTCAATGTGGGACTCCAAAACCACAAAGCTTTTTTTGCCTTTGGTGGAGATTAGTAGATTACCGGTTGACTTGTAGACTCGTTGTTATTTTTTGTGCGTTTTTCTTTAAAGTAAAAAAGTAATTGAATGTAAAATCTGTTACTTTACATTTAAATGGATATTagtgtttttcaaaaaaaaaaaaaatgaggaTATTAATGGTGATAATTTGATTAGTTAGCCCAGCCCAACCCAACCAGATTTTGGAGTCCGATAATTTTTAAGAAATATATAGAGCACAACGTTCATCTAGATTTAATTGGATTATATTATTTAGGCTATGTTTGGTAGCCTTGTTAATAATCTATGTACAAATTTATCCTTTCTAATCctacgttcttctcatcatattatttataaatctattaattttagttttacatcaatcaaatcattaattatttatcataaatcaatcaaatcattgaatttaaattactatattatccctataaataatattatttatattttatttattttttaaaaggataaaatagtaatttataatttttatataaaatttaatcaatcaaatcaaatcaacaaTAATCTAtcgatcaaatcaaatattttattcactatcatttcttatttattttttattacaatacattacttatctatatatattatttattccaTCATCTGTACCAAACATATTATGTTATTGTGATCCTTGATAGTTAATTGCTTGTGATggatgaaattatttttttaatttttccccGCAAAAAGATGGCTTAAATAAGTGCAATAACTGACGTATTAATTTagttttaatttatttcaaacAAATTGTCAATCAGGACTCCATGGCCCAATGGATAAGGCGCTGGTCTACGGAACCAGAGATTCTGGGTTCGATCCCCAGTGGAGTCGttctttttttccctttttttttgaATGTTTTTTCCCTTTTGTGCTTTTGGTGTTTTCAATATTCCAACCCACAACCTGTGTTtgattgattttgaaattattatcTCTTTTATATATTGATTCAGATTTGTAAATTATTATCTTTTTATAATTATTAGTTCAGATCATTTTTGTTAAACTAacctttgttttattttctacgtcttaaaataaaatatttacttgAACAGTAACCATGTTATCATATTGAAGTTTAtactaaattaaataaatgtttttttacgaaaaaaattaaaataatagaaTTATGTAAAATTAGTATTAACAAAATCGAATAATGAAACATGATTTATATATTGAAGTTTAACCTGAATTAAATCAATATCTATCAAAATTCAAGAGGATTTATTTACTCATTGATATGATTTGATTTCTTCATAGAAATTTACTTTAACTAATTATTCTAACTTTTGATAGTATTACTTATTTTTCTAAATATAAACCAATCTCATTTTGCATAAATTCTACAACAAAATACATGGTACAAAACATCAATTTCATGTCAACTGAAACAACTTATTGAGTGCAGTATTTCTTGAAAAGTGAGTCCCAAGTGCATTGCTCTTCCTGGATGGCTCATCCACCTTATCCTTCTGATTGTCCAATTCAACTTGGGAAATGATTGTGTCACCATTTTCCGCAACCCTTTGTTTTTTCATGTAATCCCATTTGTCTTGAACAAGATACAAGATTGCCATGAATGAGATTTGAGCTGTGAAAATTATAATCCACGGTTTTGAGCTCTTTGATGTCCTTTTATGATAGGCATGCAAACCAGTGTAAATGTTCAGATTCCCCACCAAAGAGATTGTTGTTCCAAGTATCCAATGCAAGAGATACCATCTGCTTCTGTCTCTAGTTCCTCTGAGAAATGAAAATCCATTGTCTGAATCGATTGATTCGTTTGAAACTATGTGTGTTTTAGTGTTTACGATATTAATGTTGGGTGATGTTTTGATACTAAGTGGATGAACATATATACATTGAACCAAAAAAGAAGGCAGATTTGAAAGAATTATCTCTTGGACTGATCTTTGGGAAA
Proteins encoded:
- the LOC140878006 gene encoding LOW QUALITY PROTEIN: uncharacterized protein (The sequence of the model RefSeq protein was modified relative to this genomic sequence to represent the inferred CDS: deleted 1 base in 1 codon), encoding MVQYRKNLRLKIVGLYPRGSPSRNSRRPETSPGLRGGLEIVFNQQ